Proteins encoded by one window of Campylobacter concisus:
- a CDS encoding chaperone NapD, producing the protein MNISSLIVYTDNKNESVKNEIKKLKECEIITDADDRIVVVVSSDSIEDEIKNFKKIEVISGVVSVAMVYSYQEDAEENRKKLEENGKISEILTSDEVKAEDITYGGSVHHRVK; encoded by the coding sequence ATGAATATTTCAAGTTTAATAGTTTATACGGACAATAAAAATGAAAGTGTAAAAAATGAGATAAAAAAGCTAAAAGAGTGTGAAATAATAACTGACGCAGACGATAGGATTGTGGTGGTAGTTAGCTCAGATAGTATTGAAGATGAGATAAAAAATTTTAAAAAGATAGAAGTTATCAGCGGAGTAGTGAGCGTTGCGATGGTTTACAGCTATCAAGAAGATGCCGAAGAAAATAGGAAAAAACTAGAAGAAAATGGCAAGATAAGTGAAATTTTAACAAGTGATGAGGTAAAGGCTGAGGATATTACTTATGGCGGCAGCGTGCATCATAGAGTGAAATAG
- a CDS encoding SCO family protein: MKKALWGLIIILICIGVALLLIKPNKYDFKALSQNGEVSLKNYDGKYKVIYFGYLFCPDVCPTALSLIGDELNKLKRDNFELLFITLDPERDTPENLTLMAKNFYKDADGLKLNALKEVAKTYGVKFQKVRLENSAMGYSIAHSSSIYLIDKKGNFYKEISNLTNENIRENLLNLIKDRP, encoded by the coding sequence ATGAAAAAGGCACTTTGGGGCTTAATAATAATCTTAATTTGTATAGGTGTTGCACTTTTGCTAATAAAGCCAAACAAGTATGATTTTAAGGCACTTTCACAAAATGGTGAAGTAAGTCTTAAAAATTACGACGGAAAGTATAAAGTTATATATTTTGGTTATCTTTTTTGCCCCGATGTCTGCCCTACTGCGCTCTCTTTGATTGGCGATGAACTAAACAAGCTAAAAAGAGATAACTTTGAGCTACTTTTTATTACGCTTGATCCTGAACGCGATACTCCTGAAAATTTAACTCTAATGGCAAAAAATTTCTACAAAGATGCCGATGGATTAAAACTAAATGCCTTAAAAGAAGTGGCAAAAACCTATGGTGTAAAATTTCAAAAAGTCCGTCTTGAAAACTCAGCCATGGGCTACTCTATTGCTCACAGCTCTTCAATATATTTAATAGACAAAAAAGGAAATTTTTATAAAGAAATTTCAAATCTAACAAATGAAAATATTAGAGAAAATTTATTAAATTTGATCAAAGATAGGCCTTAG
- a CDS encoding copper chaperone PCu(A)C, producing the protein MKKIVFGAMLAASALMAADISLENVRARDTKPGTNNSAIFMDIKNASNSDVKLIGAHSSVCKSTEIHTHKMNDGMMAMVQIEDAVIPKNGETKLAPGGLHIMLMDLNKPLKDGDKVDLELKFSNGESIKLDNIGVTKNFK; encoded by the coding sequence ATGAAAAAAATCGTTTTTGGTGCGATGCTTGCAGCTTCTGCTCTTATGGCGGCTGATATCAGCCTAGAAAATGTTAGAGCTAGAGATACAAAACCTGGCACAAACAATAGTGCAATTTTTATGGATATAAAAAATGCTTCAAATTCTGATGTAAAGCTTATTGGTGCTCACTCAAGCGTTTGCAAAAGTACAGAAATTCATACACACAAAATGAATGATGGTATGATGGCTATGGTTCAAATCGAAGATGCAGTGATCCCAAAAAATGGCGAAACAAAACTAGCTCCTGGCGGTTTACACATTATGCTTATGGATCTAAATAAACCATTAAAAGATGGTGATAAAGTTGATTTAGAGCTAAAATTTAGCAATGGCGAGAGCATAAAGCTTGATAATATCGGAGTAACTAAAAACTTTAAATAA